A section of the Verrucomicrobia bacterium CG1_02_43_26 genome encodes:
- a CDS encoding aspartate carbamoyltransferase — protein MVSINDTVWQRKDLIDIESLSIQEIEAVFRVAKEYKDRLEDRSNSFTELEGTTVVNLFIEPSTRTRVAFEVAAKKLGASVINIASATSSLTKGESLRDTALNLKALQADIVILRDKAPGSSLQLSKWLAIPVINAGDGAHEHPTQALLDCFTLHEQFKGTIKGKKVTILGDILHSRVARSNIWALQKLGAEVTLAGPLNLVPKEFEAFGVTVCHDLKSAIQDADVVMCLRIQQERLTGSASSLKEYKRLFGLNKARMTWMKPDVIIMHPGPINRGVEMDADVADSENSVILEQVTNGVVTRMAVLAYCYNAYKNKR, from the coding sequence ATGGTAAGTATAAATGATACCGTATGGCAACGGAAAGATTTAATAGATATTGAATCTCTGTCTATTCAAGAAATAGAAGCTGTTTTTCGTGTGGCGAAAGAATATAAAGACCGTCTTGAGGACAGGAGCAACTCATTTACAGAACTTGAGGGAACGACTGTAGTAAACCTCTTTATTGAGCCGAGCACACGGACACGCGTGGCATTTGAAGTGGCAGCAAAGAAACTAGGCGCAAGCGTCATCAACATAGCCAGCGCCACAAGCAGCCTAACTAAAGGGGAATCCCTGCGCGACACGGCATTAAACTTAAAAGCACTCCAAGCGGACATCGTTATACTGCGGGATAAAGCGCCCGGATCCTCGCTACAATTAAGTAAATGGCTGGCTATTCCCGTCATCAATGCCGGTGATGGCGCGCACGAACACCCGACACAAGCCCTACTGGACTGCTTCACCCTACATGAACAGTTTAAAGGCACTATTAAAGGTAAAAAAGTGACGATATTGGGTGACATCCTGCATAGCCGAGTAGCTCGCTCTAACATATGGGCGTTACAAAAACTAGGGGCGGAAGTGACCTTAGCCGGCCCCTTAAATCTGGTACCCAAGGAATTTGAAGCCTTCGGCGTAACAGTTTGCCATGATTTAAAATCCGCTATACAAGATGCAGACGTAGTCATGTGCCTGCGTATTCAGCAAGAAAGGTTGACGGGATCTGCCTCATCCTTAAAGGAATATAAGCGGTTATTCGGGCTGAACAAAGCCAGAATGACCTGGATGAAACCGGATGTAATTATTATGCACCCCGGCCCGATCAATAGAGGCGTGGAGATGGACGCTGACGTGGCGGATTCTGAGAATTCTGTAATATTAGAACAAGTGACAAACGGTGTCGTCACAAGAATGGCAGTGCTTGCGTATTGTTATAATGCATACAAAAATAAACGATAA
- a CDS encoding dihydroorotase — protein sequence MAQCIWIKNGQVIDPANKRNETSDVYVKDGKIVDTLDIAEKESAQIIEANGCVVCPGLIDIHVHFREPGQTHKETITSGSMAAAAGGFTTVVCMPNTSPALDNVGTLELVQKTIKRDAVINVLLTGTLTMGRKGEELTPMGALKDAGVVAVTDDGDCIQSNAIMRQAIEYALMFNLPVMDHCQDASLTSGSVIHEGEWSLRLGLKGWPRAAEDIIVARNIALSESTGAHIHMQHVSSGSAVDLIRQAKRKGIRVTAEATPHHIALSDSCIQEYDTHFKMNPPLREKTDQEAIIKGLLDGTIDIIATDHAPHAKDEKDDTFDSSPFGITGLETSLPVCLETLVNTGNCDLSYLIALMTHKPAELINISKGTLSTGADADITIFDPLETFVYNKTFSKSRNSPWWGQSLTGKVKYTICAGRVVYEDDASAQIFSAKTNNSRSILSTL from the coding sequence ATGGCACAGTGTATTTGGATAAAGAACGGACAAGTCATTGACCCCGCAAACAAACGTAACGAAACAAGCGACGTGTACGTTAAAGACGGCAAGATTGTTGATACTCTTGATATTGCAGAAAAAGAAAGCGCGCAGATTATTGAAGCAAACGGCTGTGTAGTTTGCCCCGGCTTAATAGATATACATGTGCATTTCAGAGAACCCGGACAGACCCACAAGGAAACAATTACTTCCGGATCAATGGCTGCGGCAGCAGGCGGTTTTACCACCGTTGTTTGCATGCCAAATACCTCCCCAGCACTAGATAACGTAGGCACCCTGGAGCTTGTGCAAAAAACGATTAAGCGAGATGCTGTGATCAACGTCCTGCTTACCGGAACGTTAACAATGGGACGCAAAGGTGAGGAACTAACACCCATGGGAGCGTTAAAAGACGCGGGCGTCGTAGCGGTTACCGATGACGGGGATTGCATACAATCGAATGCGATTATGCGACAAGCGATTGAATATGCCTTGATGTTTAATTTGCCCGTAATGGACCACTGCCAGGATGCTTCGTTGACCAGTGGATCCGTGATACATGAAGGCGAATGGTCGCTGAGACTAGGCCTAAAAGGTTGGCCCAGAGCAGCAGAAGACATTATCGTCGCGAGAAACATAGCCTTATCCGAAAGCACGGGAGCGCATATACACATGCAACATGTGAGTTCTGGGAGCGCGGTGGATTTAATCCGCCAAGCTAAGCGAAAAGGAATACGCGTTACCGCGGAAGCGACCCCTCACCACATAGCATTATCCGATTCATGTATTCAAGAATACGATACCCATTTCAAAATGAACCCGCCCTTACGCGAAAAAACGGATCAAGAGGCTATTATTAAAGGACTACTAGACGGGACCATTGATATCATCGCTACAGATCACGCGCCTCATGCTAAAGATGAAAAAGATGATACGTTTGATAGTTCTCCATTCGGCATTACCGGACTAGAGACCTCGCTACCCGTTTGTTTGGAGACGTTAGTAAACACAGGCAACTGTGACCTATCTTATTTGATAGCTTTAATGACGCATAAACCGGCCGAACTTATCAACATAAGCAAAGGAACATTATCTACCGGAGCAGACGCGGACATTACTATTTTTGATCCCCTGGAAACGTTTGTTTACAATAAAACATTCAGCAAATCCAGGAACTCACCCTGGTGGGGCCAATCGCTTACGGGAAAAGTGAAGTATACGATATGCGCAGGCCGTGTTGTTTACGAAGATGACGCTTCGGCGCAAATTTTTTCCGCGAAGACCAATAACTCGCGCTCCATTCTGTCGACACTGTAG